AATCCACGATGATGATTTTCACTGTTCCCCTCCCGTTCCAAAGAGAAATGATCCTAGCATCCCCCACCCCTTTTACAGAAGTAGCCCATTCGTAATAGTCATTTACATTTCCACTAGTACGAGGTTTAGATACCTTATCTTGGTATCTTTTTGTTAAAGATTCATCATCTTCTTCATCTGTTCCAGGTACTAAAACATCCGAGAGTTCGGCACGAACTAAACCCTCAATATAATCCATCGGCAGTAAAGTTCCAAAAGATTGATTTCCTATCTCCCCAGAGATTTCACACTCTAAAATGAACTCCCCGACTTCTTGTTTCTCTATTACAACGTAATGTACATTAGATATTGAAAACCGACTCCCCATCACTACATCTATGGGTTGGTCATTTTCCCCGTAAAATAATCCTTTACGTTTGGCTTTTGTAGGCTCCCTGCGAATGACCCCCATTTCTTTGGCTCTTAATGCTAAAAACTCTCCGGTAGAAGTGCCTGCGAATCCTAATTTTAATACACTGTCTAACTCTTCATACATTTGTGCAAGTTCAATAGCCGAGGGAGCAAGGGCATCATAAATAATGCTCCCTTCTCGTTTATCAACATTATCAGGAACACTTTCCAGCATTCGTTTTAAAATATAATCATAGGTTTGATCCTCATACACTCAGATTCACCTCTTCATTAAAATCTCCAAATTGTGAAATCACCGTAAACTGAACAACCATTTCATCACCGTTAAAGTCAAACTGAACATTTTTAATCCCTGTAATTCGATCATCCTGTTTCAGTGCTTCTTCCATTCGATTTTGAATCTCAGCCTGTGCCATTGAACTTAAATTTGAAAACTCACGACCATAATCAAAACCGTAAATAAGATGTTCAAATCGTTCGGTTTGTAGAATTTTAAATACAGCTTGTTTAACTGCCTCTAATCCATCAACCGTGCCTGATATCTTCATTGTGTTATGATTTAATCGATAAGTCCGACTTGGTTGTTGCTGTACAGAGATTGAATCATTTTGAATCTGCCCTCCTTGAGGAATCATGAGCTCACCACCCTATCTAAAACAATGTATTGTTGTCCTCCTTGAATCCGTAAAAGTAGGACTTTATCCCCTACTTCTAACCCTTTTCTTATCACTATAGGTTCATTTAAACTTTCTTCAGTGCCAACATGTGAGTGCTTCAAGTCAACTACAATTTCTGTCACGCTTTCAGGAACCACTAAAAAATCCTCTGGAAGTTTGAAACGCTGATCAACGTTTATTTCAAGAGGATTAATTTTTGCTACGGTTCCGTATAATATTTTCGTTGGACCACTCGCATTTACTGCCCCTAAACTTGCTTGTTTAATTAAATCTATCATCCCACTTCAATCACCTTCAGTTCTAGTTTCATTGTATGGACATTACCCTCAAATTGATGAGTACATTCATCTATAAGGAAGTTTTGACCGATTCCTAATTCTTCGATAAAAATTGGTACATAAGATCCAGCGCGAATTTTGAGATCTCCCATCGCCTCTACTTTTAATTTCTTCTGTTCACGATTCTTCAGTTCTGCTAGCTGTTCTGTCAAAGCTTCAATTTGAGCTGGATTCATATTTTCAACTTTTTTATAAAACTGAAGCAAACCCCACTCTGAGATCGTTTCACTATCTTTAATAATGTAAACGTCGCGTCGTCCAGTTTCTTTATTATCCTGCACAACTTTAATTTGATTGTAAGAGTCTTCTATGGATATGGAGTGTTTGTAATCATACATCAAGCTATCATTGCCCAAGGAAATATCCACGGCTAAACTTTCAATATTTTTTAAAGTCAGTTGATCGACATCATCATATAGTACAAAGTTTTTGCCGGTAGCAATTAGAGTAAAATCCAAGGCTTTATTAATAATATCTAGAAGCTTTTGATTATCTTCCACTAACTTAACCTTATGTTCAGTATCCTCAAGTTCCCCTACTTGAAGTTGAAAATCAGATGCAATTTGTTGAATAATTTGAGTTGCTGTAACATTTGAAAATACATACGTATCATTCATCATTAGGTATCGAATCTGGTCGTAGGCTAAGACTTTCAACTCTCTATCTTTGTTTCTGTCTGTTTTAAAGATATACCCTTTAAATATTTTCTTCCCTTCAGCACGAACTTCAACGATGTCACCAGAATCAGTTTTAAAACTCTTACTTTGATAAATACCGTTATTTAAGAGAGTGAACTCTAATTTTCCTGCACTCCCTATTCGTTTTGTTTTCCATTTCATATTCGAAACGAGTTCTGATATATCCCACACGTTCCCATCTCGATTATCAATTATAACTTCTATATCCATGTCTAATCCTCCGGTATCTTTATAACCATACCTACGGGTAGTCTTTTTAAATCTGCTGTACTAACTCCATTCAATTCTTGGATTTCTCTAGATCTTGAACCGTCCCCCAAAATCTTTTTGGCCACTTTCCACAGGTTATCCCCAAGTTGGAGTGTATACGTTTTAGGTCGGATCCGGTAGTCAGGTCGTTGAGCAGGTTGTTTAATGAGCACCGTTTGTCCGTCCTGTTGCACAACTTCAATTTTTTTAGCTGCATAGAAAATATATTCTTTTAATACAATGCGATAGTGGATATCCCCCAATGTACCAGCGACTTCTTTCCATTCAAACTTTTCAATGGTCATAGGTAGAAAGAAGTTAGAAGAAGGACCAGTTAAAGAAAATCGAAAAGGATGTTTTGAGTTTTTCCATTTACGTAAACGATCTACATATTCTTCTGGTTTAAACAAATCTATTTTACTTACTGTCACATATGGTAACCATGTATAAGGGAATATACTTTCAAAACTAATTTCAATTAATTTTGGACTTTGAATAGCGTTGATTTCACTTCCACCAATAATGTCAAAAGTATTGCTTTTTCCATTCTCTTTAATTTCTATTTTCTCTGGATTGATAGGTAGAATAAACTTTTCTGCATCATTGTTATAACTCATTTTGATTTCATAATCTTCACTCATGCCCATAGACCCCCTCAGCTGAAGCTCTGATCTCCTCTTTCATTGATCGTTCAATTTCCCTTACTACTTCTTCAACATCCACCTTCTCAGTTATATCGCCTGTCTGTACTTGAACTACTGGAGTTAGGGTTACAAAATTTTGAATGTTTCTCATTTCTGCTAAATCACGCATCATTTTTAAATCTTCACTTGATATATCAACCGTATCCTTAATTTTACCTACCTCATCCACTCTCCCGATGTTGAGTTTATCCATATCTACACTAAAGTCTTTAATATCAGGTAAGCTAAATTTTCCTTTTAGATTTTTGATAGCGTTATAACCAGCACTATATGCATCGTTATAATTCATACGTTTCAATCCTAAATCATTAACGTTTAGATTGAGCTCATTCATTATCTTTTTGTAGTTTTCATCTGGTGCATATTTTTGAACTGCTGCATCAGCCATATTTTTTAGCCCTGAACGCCAGCTTGCTACTGAATCCGCCATATTTGAACCGAAAACAAAATCCATAGCAGATGCAATTTTTTGAAGGGTAGCAAGCACACTATCAGCCATGCTTTGGAATAAATAAATAATGGATGAAACTGGGCTTGTAAACACATTACCTATGAAGTTTGCAATTCTTATAAATGGATTCACTAAAGCATTGATTACACCAAGAATATGTTCAAATATAGCTAAAAGTAAATTCCATATATAAGCACCCATCGTTGCAAATGAACCAATGATAACTCCTGTTGCTGAAATACTTGTACCTGCAAACTTGTTGATGATTGCGATAGCTCCATATATTGCCGCAATGATTGCGACTATGGATAGTACCACAAGTCCAATAGGGTTGGCTAACATAGCCACATTTAAACCCCATTGTGCAACCGTTAAACCTCTTGTAGCTGCAATATCGGCAATCGTTGCCCTTGTTTTTGCTGCTATTGCCAGTGCTTGAATGGTTTGAATCCCTGTACTTATCCCCTGAACTATATTATTTGCAACAAGGGCAGCGGTATAGGTACCTACTACAGCAACAACCCCCCATACTATAGGTTCAATAATGGACCATTTGTTTTTTATAAATGTTGACACAGCAATAACCATATCAACTACAATCCCAAGTACACCTGCGAGAACGGCCATTGAGCTGGATACGGAATTTATAGCGGATGTACCAACATCACTATTGATAAAGTTATTCACTGTTTGTATTACAGGTGAAAAACTCTTGATTGCTTTGTTTTTGATTTGCGTCCACACTGTACCGAATGTCTTGGGCATTGTTGTGAACTTTTCATTGATTTCATCTGCAGCATGGAACATTGCACCTTTGATGATATCAGCTGTAATGGTTCCCTCTGCTGACATATCCTTCAGCTCACCTTTCGATTTCCCACTGAAATCTGCAATCGCCTGTGCTAACATTGGAGCATTTTCCATAATAGATCTAAATTCATCACCCTGAAGCTTGCCTGCAGCCATGGCTTGTGTGAGCTGATACATCCCTGCTTGTTGTTCTTGAGTAGATGCACCGCCAACCTTAAAGCTCTTTTGCATAAGTTCAGTAAAGCCGATTAACTCATCGTTATTTCTAAAAGACTCAGATGCAAGCATACCCATTTTTCCAGCCGCTGTTGCGAAATCCGTATAGTTCCCTCTAGAATTATTAGCCGCGACAAAAATCTTGTCCTGGAGTTCTCCTGTTGTTTGACTACCATCATTGATCATGTCTAATCTCGCAAGACTATTTATATAATCATCGCTAATATTCATTGCGGATCGCGTTCCTTGAAAAGTTAAATATGCAGCAGCCATCCCTTTTATGGTATTCATCAAGTTGTTTACTTCACTTTTCCCCGCTCTAACTGATCGATTAAATCTGTTCTGTGAAGTTGTGGATTGATTAATCGCATTTCTGATGTCTATTTCAGCAGATCGAATTTGTTGTCTTGCCGCCTCAAAACTCCTACCTACTGTATTTGTTTGGCTTGATGTGTTATTTAGTTCCTCCATAGCTGAGGTAGTAATGTTTAAGGCTTGAGTTATTTTTTGTAATGGTCGAGATATAGAGTCAAATAGTTGTAAACTTGATTGTACATTCAGTTTATTCACCCCCCTTTCGGGCATAGAAAAAGCACCCAAAATGGATGCTTGAATTTAATACGTTTTATTGTGTTATTACTTCTGCTTCTATGAGGTCCTGTATGTTGTAATAGTTATAGAATAGACCTTTATAATTATATCTTTTTATTCTAATGTTGTTTATTGTATCCTTACCAGTTTTTTCAAACCAATCTTCGTTTAGATTCAATTCAAGTAATATTTCTGATGGCAAGGAGAGTGTTTGAAGATATATGTCTGTATCAACTATATTTTCTCTAATTGCAAAAATATTAAAAAGCAAATCCCTAGAAACCCACCCGTCTGTTAATTTAGGTGGTAATTCAATTCCTTTATCTTTTGCACGTATAAGATTAACATCATCCTCATCCACAAAATATTCAAAATCATCTGAAAAATCATCATACTTTTGATACGCTACCTTTTCCCCTGGATAATCCTGATAACTTTCTAAGATGACAAAACCTGATACCTTCTCTTGTTCAATCACAATCAATTCAGGTGTTAAATTTGGAGGAAGGAGACGTTCTTTATCAGGATCAGCGAGGTCCTTTTCTAAAACGATGTTCTCATCACTGATATCCACTGTATTATTCGTTGATATCTCTACTTGTTTTAGTTCATTATTCCACCTATAGTCTAATCCAGCGATATCTCCAATTTTGGAAAGTGGTATATAGGTACGTCCGTTATAATTCATGATTGGATTTCCTTGATCTACATACTGCACACCATCAACTAATACAGGTTGTGTAAATTCAGTTAAAATATACTCTTTTACTGCTGAAAAAGCTGGACTAGTTACTGAAAATGAAAGACCAATGAGTAATCCTACCGTAAGACCAATTATACTTTTCTTCAATCGTATCCCTCCTAAATTGATTCCTCTATGCTGACTATCATTCTATCATTCGTTGGATGGTTTTACCATATAAGAGGGTATACGATCTATTTTTTCTTTGGTTTCTTTTGAAGTTGTTTTTCTTTCTCAATCCGAATATCGATCATGGCGTAAATAGCAGCTTTTTCTCTTATAGACATCTTTGCAAGCTCATGTGGTAAGATGTTCAATTCATAAAGGGCGTAGTTAGCGTAATTAAATTCACCATCGCCGCCCTTAATTAGTTTTTTACTTCATCAATCAATTCCCCTATGTCTTTATTAAAGCCATTTATACTCATGACATTTTGGATGAGGGTAGAGTACTCTCCTGGTAACAGCATTTTACGTAATAGGACCTCGGCACCCATCACACCGTAAGATTTTTGCAATTCAGCATCTTTTAGATTAGGATACTGTATGCTTAAAACGGCTAGTTTTGCAGCATATTCATCTTGGTTTGTTTCAGGAATATAAACACCATTCTTCGCTTTCACCTTTCTAGTCGCTGCCTTTCTACATTGCTCATTTTCTTCTTCGGTCATGCTTTTTATTTTCCATGCCATAGGTTCGCCATTACTGCCTTTGAATCTATTTGAAATGATAACCTCTTCAATCAATTCTGAACTAACATTCTCTGCAAAAAATAAACTTAAATCACTCATCCATATTCCTCCTATCCTAGTGTTGGTTTTATAAATGAATCGTCGATTTCAACATCTTCAAACGTAAATGAAACTTCTTCTTCTAAAAATTCACTGTCAGTATCTAATGAAGCCATGACAACACTATCTAAATTAACCCCTTTTAAGGTAACGGTTTGTTTTCCAATACTAGAAGATGGATCTTGATTAATCACCACAATATCAAAGTAGGTATCCTTACCTTCTTTGATATACTTATACATCAGCTGACGAAATAAGGTTGTCACATAGAAAATCGTCATACTGCCCGCTCCACTCCAACCGGTCGCTTTATGTTGTGTACCTCTACGACCTAATGTTTTAATTTCTGCCTTGTTCTTTTCTGCTGTAGCTTCAAGGGATTTAACATAAAACATCTCCTCATTTTGTCCATTAATTGTGGCATAAGCCCGACCTTCTTGACCAGATATAGCGTCATTTGAATTTAGAAAACCCATATTATCTCACCTTCACTTTCATGTAGATTTTTTCTATCGAATCTACGGGTTGTACACTGGCATCAACATACACACTATCACCATCTGATCCCTGCTCTACCTCAATATCTTGTTGAGCATTAAAATTTTGGATAGCATTAATGTTTTGCAGACTATCTAAATACTTAATACATTCTTTCTTAAATAAGCCGCGACCATCATCATTATTATCTACTTTCCCGATATAGTAGAGTTCAAAAATTCGTTTAAAATCATTGGCTATTCCGTCAAGTACTCGGATCACCCTATTTTTAGAGAATTTTTTCCCCTTCTCAGGTGTATAGCTTGTAAATGTATTTATGTCCTGCTCAACCACTGCACGACTTTGACTTGGAACAAAAACAAACTCCCCGGACTTTAAAGCCTCTTCAATTTGTGCATTTGTGTAACGGGTATCTACATCTATGGCATCATCATAAGCTTCATAGGTTAGCGACTGATTGATTTGAGCGCCTGCGGTTGCTGCGGCTACCCAAACGGTAGATTCACTCGAATCCAACACGGTTCCTTCAGCAAGGATAACGCCATTCTTAACACTGATGACACCCTCATGATCAGCAATAGGATAGTTTTCTACAACAAGCTGCGTCTTTCGACCTTCATCACGTAATCGCCTTATAAAAGCAGCGAAAACCGATTTTAGTGTGGCATCTTTAGAAGCTAGTGCAATAGTATTAAAATCTTGCACTTCAACTGCATTTAAATAATCAGAGTAATTCCCATTCGTCACTGATCCGTCTTCTCCACCTGTAAGTGTAGCTCCCGCAGTGATGGTTAAAGCTCCACTGCCGATAAAATCAACCCATACATTATTTTGTAATTCTTCGATGTTAGCAACGGTTTGTGTATCTACCTCTCCACCATCAAGCAGTGTCATCACATCAAATTTAGCACTGTCATCGATATTGGTTTGTATCACGAGTGTAAGATCATTTCCTCTTTCTCCGCCATATTTTGCTGTCGCAGTTAAACTTCCAACGGTTACGGTTGCTTTTGTTCCTTCATTTAATCGGTATAGGAGTAAAGTTTGCGCCCTTTTCAATGCTTCTTTTACTAACAAAAGCTTTTCATCTGTAATGTCATATCCAAGTTTGTCAAATACATTTTCTCCTGCATATATGGGTAGTATCTTTTGTGACTCTCCCCAACTGAGAGATAAAGCTACGGTAACAACCCCTCTATTCCCAGCACTTCCTAATGTTGAGCCCCCATCAACAAAGTTAATGTAAACTCCTGGACGGGTTTTATTTTGAGTAGTAAAAGTACCTCCGGCCATTAGTTAACCTCCTTCTTATAAAAATCATCTAATATCTTTTTGACTTCTTTGATTGAATACGATTGATCCTCTTTAAGTAGAGCATTTAATATATCTTTATCCTTGAATTGTTTAGATGCTAGGATTTGCTTTTTTATATACATAGCTTCCTGTTTTTTCTTAGCCATGTTGAATATCTTCCTCCATTCTTTGCATTTTAGGAACAGATTCTATTTCTCTAAGCACATGAAAATCATAATCAACAAAAAAATGCAGCACATTATCAAACACTTCGTGCCGCATCTTTCTACCTCGAATCTTCCCTTGTGATACTTCTATATATTCCATTTCAGAGTAAAGCTTCTCAGCTACTTTATGTGCATCCTCATTGGACGTAGCAAAGTAATGAATATCAAAGGTATGCATCCGCTTGTATCTTCTGTTTAATTCTCGTTCCTGTTCAGATAAGAGGATTTTTACAAAGAACTGAGGCACTTTAAGACCTTGCCTTATTTTTTCACCTGTTACTTTAACACCAGGGAAAACAAATTTAATTTTAGAAATCACGCCATCTCTGACTGTATTTATGTTCACTTCTTGTCATCCCCTTTCTTTCTAGGGCGACCATTCATAATTTGGTTCAATAGATCGTCTTGTCTTTTTTTAAGGTATTTAGGGAGCTCCTTCTCAATTTCCTTCATGGAAATAGTCATCATAAAACGACCTTCTACCCATTTGGTGAGGTCTTGTCCTGTTCTATGACCGTACTCTACAAAAGAAGCATATTCGGTATTATTATAAATTTCTACAACATAAGATTTTGCTCTACGTTCTACTTTACCCACCTTCCAATTCCGTCTAAGCTCACCAGAATCTACAGGTGTACGCCTTTTGAACTTTCTTTCTGATCGATAAGCCATTTCGAGTAAAAACTCTCGGATAAATCTTTCAACGATCCTTTGATCTTTCGCCTTTTTGAAATTCTTGGCCATCTTCTCAAAATCACCAAAGTCAAAGCTTCCCCATCTAGGCATAACCTTTCCTCTCCAAGCTAACCTCTTGATGTGAGGAATATATAAACGGTTCTCCAGCTGTATAGTTTAGAGTTCTGCCATAACGAGTCACTATAATTTCATCCCCGTGAAGTATTTCTAAATCAGGAGAGATAAAAAGCTTCATTTGATACTGAATATTATTTTGTACTTCGGTTTGGTCGTTTCGCCCTAAAGATAATTTAGAGAGTTTGCATGGTTCATTTTTGTAAATATTATCAGGTTCTTCATCTTCTAAATATCTTTGAATCGTTGCTCTATCCTCGTACAATTTTTCTAGTGCTTTACGGTGTTTTGAGTACACGTTTTACCACCTCAACTTTCGGTAGCGGTTTAGATCAATTCGGTAGTTTTTAACCACCGTATCAACTCCTTTAACTCCAACTGATTTTACAGTTGTATCACCGATTTTGGTTTCAAATTCTTCTAAAGCTTCAATCTCTGGAATAGCTACTTTGTTTAAATGGAGTGCATCGATCGTCATTTTTACCCAAGTAAATTTAAGTCCATCAGGGATGGCTGTGAGATTACAATAGTGAAGCATTCTCAACTCAATTTCTTCGACATAAGACAAAATCAATTCATCATGATTAGTTTCTAGAATTTGAAGTCTTGACTTAACAAGTTCTAAAATATCAGAACGTTCAATTGCCATTTCCTACACCTTCAAGGTGAGACTTGATTACGGCTTTAATATCATCTTTTAGAGTAGCTTCTCCTAAGTCGATGTTGTTTTTGGCTGCATATTCTATGAGTTCATCTAACAACATTTCATTAATCGTTTTTTGATCTTCCTCTATAACCTCAACCAAACCCTTTATTTTTTCATAATCACTTTCACTAACTTCAAATGGTACATTTACTTTATATGTTTTTCCATTATGAGTGATTGGAATTCTTTTAGTTTGCACTTTCATAGTAAACCCTCCCCTATATTACCTTTGCTTGGAATACTTCATCAGCGGTTGGGAAACTTGGTAGTGCTGTTGCTACTGCTTTTGTCCAAGTACTCACTGGGTCCGTACCTTCTTCATACACCATCGCTAACACGTTCCCAATCATATTTGCCTTAATGTTTGGATTACGTGTCAATCGGATTTCCTCGGCAGTTGGTCCATAAATCGTTTCTCCTAAAGCTCCATCAGGTAGCATGACAAATTTATCTTGAGGGAAATAACGCTCTTTTTGATAGCTTCCTCCTTTGAGTTGTCTTCTGTACACATTGTCATTGGTTGCAATCGTAGGCAGTTCATGTTGAGTTAAGAATGCATTCAAATCCTGGCGGGTAGGTATGCGCATTGAATCCTTCCCAAACAACGCTCCGATGATTTTCGGGTGTTTAAGTAAAGCATTTAAAATCGCTCTTGTTGTTAAGGCTCTTGTAGGTCTCATATCCAAAGCATCTGCAAAACGTTCCATATCCCCAATCGGATCAGAATTTTCGTCTGTCCATAAGCTTGTTCCACTAAGTGCCTCTTTGTGATCATCAGGCACTCCATAATCAATTACAGCACTCAGGTTGTTTTCATTTAACGTGATTTTGCCGTTTGCAACGACTTCCATTCTCATAGCTTCGATTCTAGCTTTTACACCTTGAACAAGGACATCAATATCATTAAACACATCCTTCATTAAATATTGCTGCTCAGTTGAATTTCGTGGGTTTTCAAGGGCAATGATATTCTTTTCATTTAATCCCATCTTACGTTTGATCAGCGTTAGTTCTAATGCTTGCTTCCCAGCCTCGCGACTTCCAATCTCTGCTTCAGTGTCAAACTCATGAACACTTGCAATAACAGGTATTTTCTTTGCTCCTTGGATCATGTCAAACTCAAGGGAACCTCGTTTTACTTCTGGGAAAAGTGTTTCACCCATGTATGCTGGGTATTGTCTATTTTTTTGATAGTTTAAAACTTCTATTTGATTAAATAGTTCTAGTATAGTTGCCATTTATTAATCACTCCTTATACAAACTTCTTAAATGAAATTTTATTCATTGCTGTTTTTGCTTCAGCAGTTGGTGCTGTAGGTAAACGATCTTCTAAAAGCCATGCTTCCACTAACAAAGCCCCGGGTTGTGGTCCTTCTGTCACATCAGTATCATTGAAGAGAATCCCAATAGCATTAGCGTCATTGCTTGGGTATATCGTGCCAGCAGGTACAATTTTTTTACCTTCTTCATTCGGAGTCACACCCACGTCTGAAATTTGATATGTGAAACTTGTATACTTTTGACTGGCTAAAAAGTTAATTTGTTCAACTTCTGTTCTTGGTTTTACGTACATAAAAAAGCTCCTTTCTTAGTCCCAAAAATTATTTTCTTGTTCTTTTCCTGAATCATTTGCTGTTTTTGCAAAACTAGCACCAACACTAGTATTTGGATCGTTTTTATCTTTGTCCTTACCTTCAGGTGGAGTAGCACCCTTAAACTTATTCTCGTTACCTTCCTCTTGAACAAATAAAAAAGCCTTGCTCTCTTGCAACGCTTTGATCTGATCATCGAGTCCAGTTTTTACACTGCCATCCTCATTGATTTCTATTTTTGATTTGTCCAGTAAAGATGTTATGAGATCCGGATCATGGACCTTTCCATTGACCGCTAATTTAATTGCTGTAGTTACGGACATATCTTTCAATTGATCCTTGTACTCCTGATCCTTCTTCTTATTCTCTTTTTGAAGCTGTTCAATTTGGTTCGTTAAAGTTTCCTTATCCCCTGCATTCTTCTTAAGCTCTGTAAGCTGTTTATCTCGATCTTTGATGTCTGTTTCTAGTTGTTTCTTAGCTGTGTTTACCTCATCAAACCTATGCTTAGGAATATGATCTTTATAGTTCCCTTCCACCCTCTCAACAATTGATTTAATTTGCTCTTCTGAAAGGTTCATACCCTTCAATAAATTCTTTAGCCAATCCATTACAAATCGTCCTTTCATCTTCGTTTTTTATCCTGGTCTCGGCCAGTGATGTCTTGTTGTTTTACGCCTAACAATACCAAAACGGCTTATACATATTTCTTTTTCCAATCTGGATATTTGATATCATTTGGAACATAATATGTGCTTCCGTCTTCATCTCTTGCAATTCTTTCACCTTCATCAAAGTCATCATCAAAATAAGGCATCACGGTTGTTCTGCAGCGAACGTGAAAAGGTGGGTAATTGATATTTACCTCTGCTTGATTATTAGGAAACACCTTCCCGTCCATCTGCTGACAGATTTCAGTAGTTCGATTATCTAAGGTAGCTAACACTTCATATTTCTTTACAATTCCACTTTCTTTATAACTTGAAAGAGTGGCCTGTCCTGTAAAAAAACTAGTCTCTGTTTCAATTAAACGTTCAGCATTTGAGCGAGAAACATTAAACCTAGCAGATACATCTTTTATCGTTCGATCAACGCTATCCCCGCGAATAAAGGATTGAGATAATTTTGTTTGCAGCTCTCTTGTAAGTTTATTTCTATCCCCCCATATTCGTTTGCTCCAGTTAGATTCTGCAAACTCAGTAGATAGTACTTTATCCATACCCTCTTGATCTAATCTAGCAAAATTAACACCTATGCCTGTTCCTTTTTGAAGTTCAAACATCGTACGGTAATAAGTATCCTCGTAAATATCACCTAGTAATTCACGTGCTCCCTTCTGACGGCTTCCAGCTAATAATTCAACTTGTTGCCTTACTTGTACTTTCAGGGCTTCAAATCGGCTTATACGTGTTCTGTAATAGACATTGTTTAATTCCTTTGTCCAACGTCCATCTGCATTGTTTTTTGCTTTCCTAGTAAACTCTTCTAACGTCATCTTAAACTCATTTAATTCTTTTCCTTGTAGTATCTTCCTGGTATCAGCAAGGCTTATTTCATCATTAGTAGCATACCTTTGATAGAATACTTCAATGTTCCTTTGAATCTCTTGCATGGCCCTGCCATATTCACTGCCTAACTTGGAGAGGTATTGATCTGCTTTATCGTATTGGTCCTTTGCAATCTGCTCACTGCGTTTCTGCCAGTATTCGGAGGATTTCATTCATTCTCATTCCCCTCGCCCATACCATTATAGTCCTGCATTTGCTGTAAATCTTCCTCACGTTGTTTCTTCACTCGATCTAATTCATCCTGTGAATCTGTTACCCAAGGATGATTATTAATGATAGTTTCATCAGATATGATACCTACGC
The window above is part of the Chengkuizengella sp. SCS-71B genome. Proteins encoded here:
- a CDS encoding LysM peptidoglycan-binding domain-containing protein, producing MSEDYEIKMSYNNDAEKFILPINPEKIEIKENGKSNTFDIIGGSEINAIQSPKLIEISFESIFPYTWLPYVTVSKIDLFKPEEYVDRLRKWKNSKHPFRFSLTGPSSNFFLPMTIEKFEWKEVAGTLGDIHYRIVLKEYIFYAAKKIEVVQQDGQTVLIKQPAQRPDYRIRPKTYTLQLGDNLWKVAKKILGDGSRSREIQELNGVSTADLKRLPVGMVIKIPED
- a CDS encoding DUF2577 domain-containing protein; the protein is MIDLIKQASLGAVNASGPTKILYGTVAKINPLEINVDQRFKLPEDFLVVPESVTEIVVDLKHSHVGTEESLNEPIVIRKGLEVGDKVLLLRIQGGQQYIVLDRVVSS
- a CDS encoding DUF2634 domain-containing protein, with protein sequence MIPQGGQIQNDSISVQQQPSRTYRLNHNTMKISGTVDGLEAVKQAVFKILQTERFEHLIYGFDYGREFSNLSSMAQAEIQNRMEEALKQDDRITGIKNVQFDFNGDEMVVQFTVISQFGDFNEEVNLSV
- a CDS encoding stalk domain-containing protein gives rise to the protein MKKSIIGLTVGLLIGLSFSVTSPAFSAVKEYILTEFTQPVLVDGVQYVDQGNPIMNYNGRTYIPLSKIGDIAGLDYRWNNELKQVEISTNNTVDISDENIVLEKDLADPDKERLLPPNLTPELIVIEQEKVSGFVILESYQDYPGEKVAYQKYDDFSDDFEYFVDEDDVNLIRAKDKGIELPPKLTDGWVSRDLLFNIFAIRENIVDTDIYLQTLSLPSEILLELNLNEDWFEKTGKDTINNIRIKRYNYKGLFYNYYNIQDLIEAEVITQ
- a CDS encoding phage tail assembly chaperone, translated to MSDLSLFFAENVSSELIEEVIISNRFKGSNGEPMAWKIKSMTEEENEQCRKAATRKVKAKNGVYIPETNQDEYAAKLAVLSIQYPNLKDAELQKSYGVMGAEVLLRKMLLPGEYSTLIQNVMSINGFNKDIGELIDEVKN
- a CDS encoding baseplate J/gp47 family protein, with product MYEDQTYDYILKRMLESVPDNVDKREGSIIYDALAPSAIELAQMYEELDSVLKLGFAGTSTGEFLALRAKEMGVIRREPTKAKRKGLFYGENDQPIDVVMGSRFSISNVHYVVIEKQEVGEFILECEISGEIGNQSFGTLLPMDYIEGLVRAELSDVLVPGTDEEDDESLTKRYQDKVSKPRTSGNVNDYYEWATSVKGVGDARIISLWNGRGTVKIIIVDSTYSPASDELVSNVQEYLESIIPIGHTITVESAETVPINVSATLTLQDGSDVGSVKSITEESISTYLRSISFRENLVRISKVGAILLTTEYVVDHENLTINSSTQNIQLSDTQIPVLGTVTINEI
- a CDS encoding tape measure protein, which gives rise to MPERGVNKLNVQSSLQLFDSISRPLQKITQALNITTSAMEELNNTSSQTNTVGRSFEAARQQIRSAEIDIRNAINQSTTSQNRFNRSVRAGKSEVNNLMNTIKGMAAAYLTFQGTRSAMNISDDYINSLARLDMINDGSQTTGELQDKIFVAANNSRGNYTDFATAAGKMGMLASESFRNNDELIGFTELMQKSFKVGGASTQEQQAGMYQLTQAMAAGKLQGDEFRSIMENAPMLAQAIADFSGKSKGELKDMSAEGTITADIIKGAMFHAADEINEKFTTMPKTFGTVWTQIKNKAIKSFSPVIQTVNNFINSDVGTSAINSVSSSMAVLAGVLGIVVDMVIAVSTFIKNKWSIIEPIVWGVVAVVGTYTAALVANNIVQGISTGIQTIQALAIAAKTRATIADIAATRGLTVAQWGLNVAMLANPIGLVVLSIVAIIAAIYGAIAIINKFAGTSISATGVIIGSFATMGAYIWNLLLAIFEHILGVINALVNPFIRIANFIGNVFTSPVSSIIYLFQSMADSVLATLQKIASAMDFVFGSNMADSVASWRSGLKNMADAAVQKYAPDENYKKIMNELNLNVNDLGLKRMNYNDAYSAGYNAIKNLKGKFSLPDIKDFSVDMDKLNIGRVDEVGKIKDTVDISSEDLKMMRDLAEMRNIQNFVTLTPVVQVQTGDITEKVDVEEVVREIERSMKEEIRASAEGVYGHE